The DNA window AGCAGGCAgaccaacccaacatgtgtaGAGTGTATTGGACGCAGTCATCCATTTACAATGGCCAAACCATGGCCATAGGTACATGTTAACATATTTATGGGGGTGGTGTGTTTGGAAATACTTTGATCATCACGATAAAGAATTCCATCGAAGTCACTGGAATATGCAGTTGCCTAAAGTCAAACCCTGACCATAACCAGTTCAAACAAAGATATCATGAAGGTCATTTCTTACTAATGCCTTGTTTGAGTAATACCCTGTAAACCCACccttttctgttcttctgtttcccAATAGGAAGACAATGAGATTCCTGCCAGCGTGATGGTCAAGGACTCCCTTAAGACCCCACAACCAAGCCAGTGTGATGCAGAATCTATCCTGCCAGCTCCATCTGTTACAGGCTCTGTTGATGGCGCCCGTACCCATGAGGAGGGTCTTCAATCCATTAGCCTGTCCTCTGATGAGGGGAGTTTTGCAGCACATGCAGAAGGCGATGAAATGCTGGAGTGCGAGGATGCAATGGGTATGGGCACTTCCCGCACATTTGAGAGAAGGGCTGACAAGTTCAAGCGTAACAGTCTCAAGAAGGTTGATAGCCTCAAGAAGGCCTTCTCACGTCAGAGCATCGAGAAGAAGATGACCCAGATCACCACAAAGATTGTGCCACCGGAGAAGCGTGAGAAAATCAAGAAGAGCCTCACCCCTAATCATCCCAAGAGCCCGACTACCAAGAGCTCCTCATTCAAGGTGTCTCCCATGACCTTTAATGTCAAAAAGGTCAGAGATGGCGAGGCCCCAACACAAGTTATGTCTTCACCCGAGGAAGGAGTCCATGTGGAGATTCCTCCTCTGGGAAGGTTCGATGGAGAGATTCCCTCAGCAGAGATGCATACTGACGACGCTGTTTTCGAAGTGAGTCCCACCAGCCCAGAGAGCATGAAGCTGGGGCTGGCAATCAATGGGGAGTCACCAAGCATTCAGCACCAGTTCAATGGCAATCTTGCTGACCTGGCAGTTCCAGAGGACGACGAAGATGTTGGTgtagaggatgaagaagaagaagaggaagaagaaaaagagcaacaCAAAAGCCTTATTGAGACGGCAGCAGATATCCAGATTTCCTCAGCAAATGCTGTCGAGCAAGTGATTCCCACAGCAACGCTTGCTGTTGAGCAGTCGACTTCCACAGCAACAACTGCTGTAGAGCCAACGATTGCTGTGGAGCAAACAATTGCTCAAGTGTCTTAATTTGATTTTAGCACCAATTCTAGTTTCCCATTCTTTCTCCCCAAAGTTTCTACATTTCTCAACACCCAGCAGGCACAAATGTGTTCTTGTGTTAGTGTTCttgctacaaacacacatacacttaaaACATACTCTCAGCTTCCTAAGATAGTCCATTCTTGGACGATTCCTGCAGCACAACCTTTGATGATCACCAGTAAAGTGTAAAAAACTTGACACGAACTGCCCAAGCAACTAGACATGACAGGGTCTAGAATCAAAATTCAATGCAAATGCTTCCTAACCCCTGTAGCAGGGTTGTCTAAATAAAGCAACATTGCAGCAATGCACCATAACTCACTCCCATCAACCGGTGCCCATCTCTTCAGTAGCAGCGCATCACCAGGGCGCTGGGCCAACTATCTCCCTCCTGCTGTGTTGGTCTCTGGAGCTGTTTTTCCTCACTGACAGATAGCCTCTttgttctttctgtgtttttgtgaaaaatagTAAATCTTTGGCAACAGTGGTACTGCCCACAGCCGGTTGAGGCAGTGTGTTGCCAGGTTGTGCAAGAGTTGGAATGGGGGAGTTTCTGGGTTTTCGGGGAAAAGGTCCTAGGGTGTTTTGTAGTGAACTAGAGGTCGTTTACTGAATTCTTCAGACCTGCTCTAAAAAAGCCCAGCTCTTAGCTAACAGAATACTTTAATTCAGTAGAAGTGGCACTGCCTTATCCCCCATCCTTCGGGACCTCCAGTTCTTCATTTCAGGCTTTATCATTGATGGCCCACCTAGAACACCAGACGAGTTGCGTGTCTTATTTCAGAATATTTTAGTAATTTGTGCTTGCCTATtgagtaaataaaaataaacctccAGGTGCTGAAAATTAGAATAGATGGAATTTGAAATAGTATAAATGTTCTTAAGAATCACACTAATCAATACTTTTAAGAGCGGTAATAAAATAACATTGTTCGAAAATGCCAGATAACATGTTCGTGCTCTGTCGCTATAATGCAAATGAAGGACATCAATGCGGGATAGGAGCTGCTCTAGATAGCGAGCAACAAACCCTAGCAATACAAAGTACCTGACAGATTTTAACACTGACATATTGATGTTCGTTTGCAGCCCTTTGTCGCCTCTGCAGGGCAACTTTGTATGTTTATGTACAGtaatcttttttgtctttttttttgtgaggcaCACTACTCTCTAGGTATATCGTATACACCATGAATTAGTAACCTTATGATAACTGCCTTGAGTGTGTGTACTCATAACAGTAAATGTTGTAtctgtgaatttgtttttgagttACTATATCATACGTGGGTGTTTTGTAAGTCGCCTTTCTCTTCAGGAATCCATAACTTGCATGGTGAAATGTTTACTCAGtttcaaatgtttaacataTAAATACTATCTTGTACATTTGCCACGGCACCATCACTCTTACTCTCCTccatacatgcatgcatgtactCCTACAGTGCCTTTACCTAGCACAGGCTGGTATAGTAAGTACACTCCTTAAGGGGATGGATTCTTATATTACTGTAGATAAGAGTAGGAGTTAAACATGCCTGATTACTGattgatgtttttctctgtcttctggGAAATATCTTACAACTATCACTTTGTGGGACATAGTCTTTGATACCAACAACATGAAAGCCAAGAAAGTTTTAAGTTAAAAGGAAGTGCAAAAACCTTTGCAATCAACTTCACATCTGCCTGAAAGTTTGTATAAAATGACCTTGCTCTTGTTGCACATTGTTAGTGCTTCACCAGCCGAGGCTACAGATGTCTAATGCCACGACTCCCCAAAAATAATTTAGCAAGTGATACCAGGTGCCGAGGCCCCAGATACTAGAGAGGTCACAGAAGTGGATAAAGGCAGAGGACAGCATTCCTAGCGTTGACGGATGACTCCTGCTCAGCCCATTTTTCATGCTCTTCGCGTCCTTGTTTAGACGGTGTGAAGAGTGGAAGAAGCTCTCTGGAGCCACAGGTGTTCTGCCCCTGTGGAGGCTCCTGGGCATGAGCTTGTAGTGGAAGAGAGACAAGTGTGGGTGTTTTGAAAAGTGGGAAAGGACTTCAGCTGTTGGAAAGGATGATAAAGTTGCCTTGGGGGTGAAGCAAATGGGAAGCTTGACAGAAAGGTATTAAAATTAAGAGTCTGAAATGCATTAGAGCATGGGAACTGAAATATGTTGAAGAGGGAATACCAGTGTCTGACCTTTACGCCGTTACATGCATTATACTTATTGTCTAGATAAGATAATACAAATCTTAAGTCACAATAAGGTGCCAGAAATATTTTTGATATCTTAACCATGAAAGAAAATCACTGTCATGCTTTATAATTATCTAGTACATACGGGAGAAATGAAATAGCACAGTTTTAGGCCCTTTAAGTGTTTCATAACTTAGAGAAAATTGACCTGCCAGTTGGCTCGATGGGATCgttaagtaaataaataattcagcatacgtgtgttttattaaatgatcttgttcacttttttttgttttgtttatccttctttgtgtaaaaactgaaaagggATCGAAACACTAGGCTTACATGTACATTATCTGTACTGTagaggttaaaaatgtgacTGGCTTCGAGGTATTTCCTTGTCATTCATGcaactgttttacttttgtgaCATCTTTGTTTGCTAATATTTACACTTTCTGTATGTGTTTAAACGTCTGTTCGTATTTGTCCTGAAATCAGATGTTTAATCAGGATTACATGTgagaacttttattttgttagaaagttaaaaaaacattacagaacTGTCAGGTAGTGATATATTGCCTTAAACATCCTCTTTGTTGATATAAAGTTCTTACTTTATGGCCTTTTTGTGTAGTTGATCACTTAAACCAAAGAAGTTTCCTTCACAGCAGAAGATTCCCTTGCCACTTTCATTGTACTCCTACTGATGCTATTTTTTTCAAGCATCTTGTAAACATGCCGGCATTTCCTTTCAAAATTTAGTATTGTATACATCAATAAAGACTTTATAACATTCAAACACTGTTTGTGGCCTTTTATTTGCTGTCCTTCAGGTCAACTTTAATGTCATGTCAGTTTAGTAAATGGCATTTAATACCAATTAGATAACAGTAGGCTGTAATGTTCTGTGCATCACTCACGTTCTGATCCCCGTGACTCCAGGAAACATGTAGTTAAGCTTGCTGTTGCTGAGGCCACTGTGAGTTTGGAAATAACTGTAGGTCATAGCAGTGTAATCTGGTGAACCTAAGTGTAGGTGATACGGTAGAAGAGGATTAATCTCACTGAAGGGAGTggttcagtgactctgacacTCTCACTCCCTACTGTGCAAATAAGGGCAGACTGCTCTATCTTAAATCAAGATAAGATTTTGGGATCAAATAAAAGATCACTTGATCCAAATTACTAAAttatctttttcattatttacttgAGCACCAACAGCCAAAGAGTTATAGTGTTATTTACCGATGTTTCGAGGTACCAGAACACACTTACATTTATATTAGAACTACTTTGAACAGCAGAAAAAGTCCTGATGACAGCTATGTCTGCTATGTGCAGAACtttctgtttgatttgtcaTAGTCGTGTGGGGATGACGCATTTCTGCATGCCGACCCGGAAGTTGGCATCGCCCcggttccctcaacaaaaagccttTAAGATTTAAACGTTGGATTTCAGAATATCActgaaaataagctctgtgacaaaaacaagtttatgatacttaaaCGTTTTGTTAAGCAAGTTAAtcctcacagatgaacaccacttttgtgattcgagtaaaagtaaaaagttaatGTTAAACTAAAAACAGACTATATTGGAGTCAAATTGCTTTGACATCACTGCCAAAAAATGTCTTACTACACAAAtactatatattttttcatacaCTGATCAATATACAAGTTGGAAAGTTAGATGAGTCTGCTGGTTTACTGCCATGATGTTGAATGTAcctgacaacctctgtagtctcattcagacacttgttagcaaccaccATTTTAAAGACACTCATACAAGCATTTTATGATTAAATTGTGGGACATCTGATgatgttgtagaacaaaaagTGTAAATATCCCCAGCTCGTGGCAGCCACACACATTATTTCAGGCATTAAACCACATACCAATTGAAAAAACTCAGACTTAAAgtgatttccaggttttagaACTACAGACTATGCAGCTCTTTCACTATGAGCACCACAAATCACATTAAATTGAACCAATTGAAATTTGAaaagacagtcagacagttACTCTAAAAAATGTCCCCCAGAGGAAGAATACAGTCGTTTCAAACAGGTGAGCATGAACCGTCGTGTCAAACCACGTCACGTTACTGGAGCGAACCAAATAAATTTGTTCCACATCCAGCCACCATAAAACGATTTGAAAACATCACACAACTGTACCACAGTGTCAAAGATATTCTAGTAACGTACATGTTCCATTTCTCAACTTACGTGATACGTTAAAGTAACAGACACAAGTAACCTGTGGAGGGATTTTCCTCCCAACTTCCGTGGGTGAGCCGGGATGTTTTGACGGAGTTTGTCTCCCTCCAATGTCGACACTCACAACAACACCCGGCGCTGCTTCCGCGAAGCAACACTAACCGCCATTATCGGTGGCACAGCTACAATTAAGGAGACAAATAACATGTTTGTCTCATTGTCGGAAACTGCTGTTCGTGTAAGTCTGACGTAACCATATTGTTGTCGTTATCAAAACGGGTCCTGGGACGCCGACAGGTAGATGTAGTCACGGTGGCCGAGAGGTTAAGGCGTTGGACTCGAAATCCAATGGGGTTTCCCCGCACAGGTTCGAATCCTGTTCGTGAcgtcattttaaatatatatatttttttacacacatgcaTTAGCAGCCACAGCTAACCGAAACCCGGTGAATTCACAACCAGTATATCGCTGTGCCACGTTTTACACCACGGACTAACTTACGTGCACTTACTATTTGGACACATTTTGATCTCAAACGCAACTTTAGTCAATCGGGCACACATTATATTTCATAATTGAAGTCGCAATTAAGACGCGGTGActttaaattaatgaataatgtgAATTAaagggcaaaacaaaacaaaacatcaactgTCGCTTTATAGTTTCATCGTTCACACACTCTACTCGCACACGTCTTCTCATTCTCGCGTTGTTTGTGAATGGAAGTCGGTTGGTTGGCACAAACCAacgatttctttctttttttctctgttaacaGGCCATCACGTTGTCATCGTACATGTGTTACTGCATCGTATGTAAAAACAGAAGCTTGCTAACTGCCAGTATCTGTCGACCCGATTGTAtaagaacacacaaaaagaagTTGCTAGCAAGGTGTGACCCCTTCTCTGTTCAGAATAATGGAACCGACCGAGTTGGATAAATACGACCGGCAGCACTAACTGACGTAGTTTTTGGGGCATAGTTGAAGCAGGGGGAACCCGTGTAGTCAACAGCTTGGTGCAGATTTTAAATAGCGTATTTTGGGCTTTAGTAttgtttaggcataaacaaCCAGGACACTTAACACAAGGCTTTTCGAACAACAGCAACGTTACAGGGGCCATAGTTGGATAATAGACACACTAGACCTCCAACAAAGCATCTGACCAGACTGCGCGCTAGCAAAGCTAACAGTTCATTTTTAGTCAAATGAGACATACAAAGGAAATGCGGGATTTGAAAATATTGAGGTGAACAGGAGTTGTCTGACGTTTAATGGTCGTGGGAGATAAGCTAACTGTTAACTTCAAACTAGTTCGCATCACAGATAATTGCTCCATCTCTGGTGTAACTTGCAGCCAGTGGAGCGGTCCCtgcctaaaacaaaaaaaaaaaggaaaaccatCTCAGATTTGACTCGCGACTCTGGATCTGTCAGcctattattactattttatCTGATCTGGATATCTCGGCTATCCGCAGAGCTACATCGTTCAGTGGCTACAAGGCTAACCATTAGTATGCCACACTACGTTATGGGAAGAATGAGGCTGCCATTATGGTGACAATCgtgaaaaagaaagatgcaCAGAGACTCTTATCCTGAAATTGAAAGAAGGTAGCTAGCTAACGCTGGGCAAAGCTAACTTATCTTGCTAGCACATTTAGCCACACTGCTAATGTGGTAGCTGCTTAAAGAGAGACGTTAACGGTTGTTTAACCAACTGTGTGTTCGGTGTCACCGTGTTTGTGGAATATGACTTGATGGTTGTCACCAAGGAGCGGAGCCTTTCGTCTATAAACGGTTATTATAACGTTACAGTGTTTGAACTTGGGGGGGTTTAATTAGCATTCGGCTAACGGGCTGGCTAGTTAGCTAAGCTAAGGCTAACGTCGCAGCCCTCCCGTTAGAAAGTATCGGCAAGCCCGCACAGCCTTCTAATGAGTTTAAGTGACAGGAAAGTGGCGTCCAGTGGGTATTCCTCGTCGCGACAAACAATGGCAAACCCCACAAACGAGGCCTTGTTTTTGCTAAAGGATGTGAAGCCTGGCTCGAAAAATTTGAATATTGTATTCATCGTGTTGGAAATAGGTAAGTAGTTAGCCTGCGACTCATGTCTCCACACACCATCAACTCGTGTCTGTTTGTCTTAAAGGGGCCAGCAGACAAATGCCGCTTTGATTTGACCAGGTCgatcccccccctttttttatgtgtaacCTAACAGTAGCTCTTCCTCCATTAGGTCGAGTGACCAAAACGAAAGATGGTCATGAGGTCCGCTCATGCAAGGTGGCAGACAAGAGCGGGAGCATTGCCATCTCTGTCTGGGACGAGCTGGGCAGCCTCATCCAGCCAGGGGACATCATCAAGCTGACCAGAGGGTGGGACTGCTCTCATGCCTGGAAACTCATGACACCAACAGAATATGctcacttattttattttattttttacatactGTTGTGACAGATcagtgcctcttttttttttttttcaaggtatGCATCCATATGGAAAGGCTGCCTGACCTTATAcactggaagaggaggagacctGCAGAAGATTGGAGAGTGAGTGGCACgacacaaatatatttacacTTTGGGAAGTTTTATAACTCAAAAGCAATCAAATTATcagcatatatatatttttcaaaggggcactgtgtagtttttaaGTTGGAGTATTTATGATATTAATcagataatacaaactcaaatattatatatttccataactgaataaaaaaactgtgtcagaggaaaataagctccccaggacactgtttgaagctagaaatgtggcacGGTCCGCCAAATGTATACAATGTGCAAcatatgaaactgtgttgtacttttttggtcagtttgtttatttaagcaTGGAAAAGTGtacctttttttaattccaaTTTTTTAACAATTCAGAGAGCAGCCTCCTTTTAAgagtttcatgttttcaacTCTGAAAGATTTCAAATCTAAatctggaagaaaaacaaaagcctccATGTTTCAAACTGTCCTGACCAAACACATCATTTCGGAGGTTTGAATGTTatgtcaacacatttttttcccctccgcAGGTTCTGCATGGTGTATTCAGAAGTGCCCAACTTCAGTGAACCAAACCCAGAGCTGCTAAACCAAGGGAACCAGCAAAACAAGTCTGTGAGTATCCATACACCCACTCACAACTTTATATAGTAGTGGGAGTattttgtaaatgaaaaataaccctGGGATCAGAATATTCtcaaaaataagtaaaaataataaCCTTTGCAAACCCTTCTTTGAAAAACATGCCTCTGTTTGATGGCCTGTATAAGAActgtaattacataattaaGATATTTATATCAAAGTGTTCAGTCCAGCCAAACAAAAGTGTTTGTCGGGTGTTAAAGGTGACGTTTTCTTCCCATAACAGGGTAAACCAGACCAGAATCAGAGGGGAAACTCTCCCCCCAATCAGAATTCAGGTACATCTGCCCCACCAGGTCAGTATAAATTCCTTTCATCCAGTCAGAAGTGTCTTTGTTCTGTAGAGTGGTACACATTGATGTTGTCAGTACAGAATGACTAGATTGGTACAACTACCGTgaaaagtagtaaaaaaaaacaataaacttcaaaAGTAAATGTCATTGTTTGCCCTACAAATCTAATTTAAATGATATGAGAATATGACAAAGTTAGTAGTGTGCCTTCGTctattcagttatttttcaatgtATATTCTTGTTGTGTATAGAGAGTAGGATGCTCAATAAGTCTTTCTCACAGCAGACATATTAACTTGACATGGTAGGAAAATCTATAACATTAACAGTGGTTCTGTTCTCTTAAAGTGCCCTGGTAAGTCATGACAGGGAGCCAGCGTGCACAATGCCTGGACcctgaaacaaaatgtattaattttattattcacCGTTACCATTTCatactgtgacatgtcaaagtGCCTCATGTGCCTTATGGGATTAAATGTCTTAAGCtgcctttatttctctctgacGACTGACTTGTATTCTTCATCCAACAGGTAATGGTTCCATGCCGCCATTTgccaacaataacaacaacaacccacCACCTGGTGCGGCCCGCGATGCTGCGTTTGGGGGCATGGGGCGACCTAACGGTCGGACACCGGGAAACGGAGCGTCTcaagctgctgttgctggacCCCCAACGACCGCAAAGTCTTCAGTTACCATTAGCAACGGCAGGGACCCACGCCGTGCCAAAAGATGAAATTGGGGGTTAAAGGGGATCATGTGGGAAGATGATGGACCGCCCCCACTTTTCCCCCCTGCCtccttatttaaaaaacaaaaaaaaacaaaaaaacatgcccCCTTCCCCATCACAGTCTGTATCGGctttcaaaataattaattcagtTAGGGACTACGTGCATCTTTTTTATACAGGCTAACATTGTAAAATGTGTCGTTTTGTCATGGGTAGTAGCGCTTTCAGTAAGCAGCACAGTGTGATTGTGATCTACCACTCAATGCACTAGTGGGACTTCTTATACAGTCGAGCCTGGAGTCGTGGTCCGCCTTCTCAGTCCACGTCCTTGTCCTGGAAATCTCACTGCAAATTGCCAGTCCTGTGCCAGTGTTACCTCCCCTGACACACTGTCCCAACCCTCCCCTTCTCCTATTTTGTTCTTTCAGACTATACACCCTACTTGAACACTTGATGCACTTTCTTCTCTTAATTTATGTCTGGGCAAGGTTGCCTGTCATTTAAATCAGGAAAATCAGTTTCTGCTCTTTTTAGTGGAAAAGGCCTTAAGTTGGTGTAAATGACTTCTTGGACTGAATGCACAAAGCGACATTCTTCATGAGGGGTCTTCTCCCTCCTAACCAAACTGTATCCGAAGTGACTCTGTGACAGGAAAGGTGTtagttttgaatttttaatgGTAGGTAGGTTGatattaaactgttttgttttttttttgtttttttcatacattttcttttttttcttgtttgccATCAATTGTACTTTGATCGAGGTGGGACCACTTAAATACTGACGAAACGGTTCACCGAATAAATTTTACAGTAATTCTGCTgccacctttttgtttttctgtagtCTGTTTGACAGTTGAACACAAGTTCAGTATCGCTAAAATCTATGTTGAGTTGCTCATACTGCAGGTCAAGTGGTTTAAAACTACCTTTCAAAGCGATATAATGAGATACATTTACTGCTGCTAATGTGCAAGGTTCCTGAAAGAAGAGTTTCTTTGGGCACTGGGGGGAATTCATATATTTTCTGTTGactcacatgtttttttcaccagtATTATAGTCAGTACCCCTACACAAGAACTTTTTATAAAGGGTTCTGGAAGCCCTCCAAATGACTACTAAACCTGCCATTTTGCAAGAGCTCCATGTTTCCACTAATAAATATAAAGTATGTCTCACACAGAACATCATGTTTGAATTCTACAGCACCATCTAGTGCCTATAAGCATAAACTACATTTGATACTGTAGAAAATGCTCCAAAACCTGTGTGCTACATTCGAGTATCCTGTTTTTCTGACACCTTTTGTTGTTTCTAAAACGGGTTGTGGTAAAATCACGCAATTAAGCAGAGCTGGAggaacttttttaaaaatgatttagcTTCCTTCTTCTCAGTGTAATGAAGatgtttatactgttttaaaatgaaagccCTCACATGAAGTATTCCATTTTTAAGCAATGCATTGCATACAACAACCCCCATGTTTCCCCACATACTTTGTTGCACCAAGCACCTGAACACAAGTGGTCTCCGGATGTTCACGttaaacatttcacttttgaCGCACTTTCTTGTGTTATTCTAAGAGATTAATCCACACGTCCACATTTTACGTTATACAAAGGAATGTGTTAGACGAAATAACAGCTCTCTTGTTTGCGGATGTaagtgtcacttttttttttctccaaggaGAGATGAAAGTAGCCAAGATGGCAGACAAGAAACTGAGCCATCTGTCAGGTTTTATCTGCCCTCGAGCtagacaaaatgtaaaacttgaGCTGAGCAAGAGCAAAGTCTCTGTCCAAATCTTACAAAAACTCTACTTAtgtctatttctctctctctctctctctctctctctctctctctctctctcttttcctcccattCCCACGGTGCTCAAACCTCTATGTACAAAACATGTTGTTGTAATTCGACTTGtgattaagaaaacaaaaaaactgtggcGCTTGTGACACTGGGAGTTGAAACACATGAGAAGTGCGGCAGGAAATGTGATGCTAGTCGCTCATGTGTTAACACAGATGCATGTCATGAGCTGGGAACTTCCTCTCAGTAGcggtcaaacagcagcacagtcgCATCATGTGGCTGACGGCAATTTTTGATTTCTCTGAAGGTTGATGTCAGCCCAGATATACGAGTCTTGGACTATTGCACCATCAGTTGTTGTGAAATCTGTTCTTTAAATTACAAACAACCATAATTTGCtcttaaatattgcacatttCTTGTTATACAAAGTCTTACGGCATAAACAAGTGCATCAAATAAACAAGATACGTTATCCTGATTATTTATCCCgtgtttaatttgaaaacacaaacctCACATGAACTAGTTGgtttctcttttgattttttgCACTCAGTGTGACACACAGAATATCTCATGACACCGATGATTCAGACGATGTGGCCTCGGTTTGTTGATGGGAAGCCACGTGGTTTAGGAATAACAACACAGTCTGATATATCAACAAACCCCCCCGACATAAATAGAAAAGAAATGCCGCAAGTAAAAAACATCTAAAgagaagcttttaaaaacattttactgaaaaGGTGCATTCATCTATGTGTGGTGAACATATAGCGCAAATCATAGTACAGTGTGACAAATAAAGGTGAAGAAAATTAAGATAAAGAATACAACAATTCAACATATCTCTCATTGAACTAAATTAGATTTGAGTGTACAACATCCACAGAAACGTGACACTAATGAGCTGAAATCATATCTTCCCTTTTTACATTTGTAGAgcaaatcaaaatgtgtgtcCATGATGGCAAACAGGAAGGTGGGCGCTGCTGTCAGGGTGATGGGAGGGGTGAAGACAGATACATAGATACCGCATGTGAGTCTGTGACATACACATCGCCTCCTGCAGAGAAGAGACACAATGATCGGTGAGTAGTTTCATCCTCAGAAGAGCAACTTGCATTACAAATTATTTATATGGATTGACATCTAAATCAATACATATAAACAACGAAAAGAGACAGATTTCAGATTTCTGATGGAAAGtctatgtattttttattttagctccAGTtagttaaaattaaaaaaaaaaaaaacaagacaaacaaatgttatgttatatattcCAGGATATGTTGACAACACTGTGCACCACATTAGTTTGTGCTTCACTGTAAAGATGTTCAGAGGTGCTGTGACAACCTTTGTGTGTAAAGCctgctgttttcatctgttgtCAGGGTGTCTGCAGGTCATCCAATAATCTTAAAAGttctgaaattaaaaatcatATGTTTTAAACAGTCTTTCATTTCAATCTGTTAGGTCTGAAATTAGATCTAATTCAATTTATCTATCATTTAAGCTCTTCTAAGTCCATATTTCTGATTGTACAGATCTTAACC is part of the Acanthopagrus latus isolate v.2019 chromosome 9, fAcaLat1.1, whole genome shotgun sequence genome and encodes:
- the cavin2a gene encoding caveolae-associated protein 2a; its protein translation is MADDASHADLTNSVSGSTHTIPGPQVETTPEKDIISPSLSPSAPASPTPTGTLSRMGFKGLTSPTAAAPGSPVDRGQVSAITVVALLDKLVNMLESVQDNQQRMEQRQSDLEGAVRVVQGDVTRLSKTHVCTSNSVSKLLERSRKVSGHLKEVRERLDKQAVQVKKLESNHNHLLKRNNFKVLIFQEDNEIPASVMVKDSLKTPQPSQCDAESILPAPSVTGSVDGARTHEEGLQSISLSSDEGSFAAHAEGDEMLECEDAMGMGTSRTFERRADKFKRNSLKKVDSLKKAFSRQSIEKKMTQITTKIVPPEKREKIKKSLTPNHPKSPTTKSSSFKVSPMTFNVKKVRDGEAPTQVMSSPEEGVHVEIPPLGRFDGEIPSAEMHTDDAVFEVSPTSPESMKLGLAINGESPSIQHQFNGNLADLAVPEDDEDVGVEDEEEEEEEEKEQHKSLIETAADIQISSANAVEQVIPTATLAVEQSTSTATTAVEPTIAVEQTIAQVS
- the nabp1a gene encoding SOSS complex subunit B2, with translation MSLSDRKVASSGYSSSRQTMANPTNEALFLLKDVKPGSKNLNIVFIVLEIGRVTKTKDGHEVRSCKVADKSGSIAISVWDELGSLIQPGDIIKLTRGYASIWKGCLTLYTGRGGDLQKIGEFCMVYSEVPNFSEPNPELLNQGNQQNKSGKPDQNQRGNSPPNQNSGTSAPPGNGSMPPFANNNNNNPPPGAARDAAFGGMGRPNGRTPGNGASQAAVAGPPTTAKSSVTISNGRDPRRAKR